The following coding sequences lie in one Arachis ipaensis cultivar K30076 chromosome B03, Araip1.1, whole genome shotgun sequence genomic window:
- the LOC107631511 gene encoding high mobility group B protein 14 isoform X2 has protein sequence MAGRAKRKTSASASPSSSVPSRKLVLNIKTSRGMKRSLRQANSRKKPKAKQKIDAKKPKKPPTAFFYFLEDFRKEFQEQNPDVKSMRDIGKACGEKWKTMTYEEKVQYYDIATEKRAEFDMAMAEYNKKMFVLFCC, from the exons CACCCTCTTCTTCTGTTCCTTCCCG CAAACTAGTGTTGAACATCAAAACAAGCAGGGGGATGAAGAGATCACTGCGGCAGGCTAATTCGAGAAAGAAACCCAAAGCAAAACAAAAGATTGATGCTAAGAAGCCAAAGAAACCTCCCActgctttcttctacttctt GGAGGATTTTCGTAAAGAATTTCAAGAGCAGAACCCCGATGTCAAGTCAATGCGAGAT ATTGGCAAGGCATGTGGAGAGAAGTGGAAAACGATGACTTATGAG GAGAAGGTTCAATACTATGATATAGCAACAGAAAAGCGCGCAGAATTTGATATGGCAATGGCAGAATATAATAAGAAAATG TTCGTTTTGTTTTGTTGCTGA
- the LOC107631511 gene encoding high mobility group B protein 14 isoform X1 produces MAGRAKRKTSASASPSSSVPSRKLVLNIKTSRGMKRSLRQANSRKKPKAKQKIDAKKPKKPPTAFFYFLEDFRKEFQEQNPDVKSMRDIGKACGEKWKTMTYEEKVQYYDIATEKRAEFDMAMAEYNKKMENGEFEDTDEESDFDE; encoded by the exons CACCCTCTTCTTCTGTTCCTTCCCG CAAACTAGTGTTGAACATCAAAACAAGCAGGGGGATGAAGAGATCACTGCGGCAGGCTAATTCGAGAAAGAAACCCAAAGCAAAACAAAAGATTGATGCTAAGAAGCCAAAGAAACCTCCCActgctttcttctacttctt GGAGGATTTTCGTAAAGAATTTCAAGAGCAGAACCCCGATGTCAAGTCAATGCGAGAT ATTGGCAAGGCATGTGGAGAGAAGTGGAAAACGATGACTTATGAG GAGAAGGTTCAATACTATGATATAGCAACAGAAAAGCGCGCAGAATTTGATATGGCAATGGCAGAATATAATAAGAAAATG GAAAACGGTGAATTTGAAGACACTGATGAAGAATCGGATTTTGATGAATAA